The window TGTCAGCTTATCTAAATTGATGATTTTATAATCCGGATACGTTTTCACAAAACGGCGCACCACGTGCGATCCTATGAAACCTGCGCCACCCGTAATAATGATTTTTTGCATTTGCTGAAATTTTAGTTTATAGCGGATTTTGAGCTATATATTTTTCCCATTCCCAGGCCGATGACATCATGGTTTCTAAACCCAATTCTGTTTTCCAGCCAAGTTTATTAGTTGATTTGGTAACATCGCCCCAAACCTTTTCCACATCGCCGGCACGGCGCGGGCCAATCTGGTAGTTTACCTTTACTCCTGTTGCTTTTTCAAACGCGTGGATTACTTCCAATACCGTACTTCCCTGGCCGGTACCCAGGTTAAACACATCGTACCCCTGGTAGTCGTCACGTTCGGCCAATTTCAGCGCGGCAACATGTGCCTTGGCCAAATCAACTACGTGAATATAATCGCGTACGCAGCTGCCATCCGGGGTATCGTAATCATTGCCGAATACTGTTATTTTTTCGCGTTTGCCAATAGCGGTTTGAGTAATAAAAGGCACCAGGTTTTGCGGCACACCAATTGGCAATTCGCCTATAAGCGCGGTTTCGTGCGCACCAACCGGGTTAAAATATCTTAATGATACTACTTTATAGCTGCTGGTACCAGAAGCTATCATATCTTTCAAAATCTCCTCGGCTATTTGCTTGGTATTGCCATAAGGCGATTGGGCGGGTTGCACCGGCGCTTCTTCGGTTACCGGCAACTGCTCGGGCTGGCCGTAAACAGTACAGCTTGATGAGAACACAAAATTTAATGGTTTGCTATAATAGGCATCCAGTAAATTAATAAGCGAGTAAAAATTGTTACGGTAGTATTTTAATGGCTTTTGAACCGACTCGCCTACTGCCTTAAATGCAGCAAAGTGAATGATACCGGCAACATCAGGCTCGGCAACGGCCAGCGCCTTTACGCCTGCTTCATCGCACAGGTCGAGCTTATGAAAAACCGGTTTGTAGCCGATGATCTTGGCAAGCTGATCTAAAATTTTAGGATCTGAGTTTGATAGGTCGTCAACAATAACAGGTTCGTAGCCTGCATTTACCAGTTCGACAACGGTATGGGAGCCAATAAATCCGAGGCCACCGGTCACTAATATCTTCATTTTTAAGTAGGGTATATAGTAAGCCATAAAGGTAAGCAAATGGATGAATTTACATACCTCCTTTTACTAAACAACCACCTTTTACTTTACTAAAAGATGGTTGTCCGGGTATTATTTATAGGAAGGGCATTTTTTGACTATTTATTATAGTACGTAAAATCCTTATGATTTATTTCGGTTTCGGGCAACGATTTAAAATAGTCCAAAGTAATCTTTAAACCTTCGCTCCTTGATACCTTTGGTTCCCAGCCCAAAATAGCTTTTGCTTTTGTAATATCCGGGCGGCGCTGTTTCGGATCATCAGTAGGCAATGGCAGGCTAATCAATTCCTGGTCGGTGCCGGTTAATTTAATAATCTCTTCGCCAAATTGCTTTATAGTGATCTCGTCGGGATTACCAATGTTCATCGGCTGTGCGTAATCACTGTGTAAAAGGCGGTAAATACCTTCAACCAGGTCATCAACATAGCAAAATGAACGGGTTTGAGACCCATCGCCAAACATGGTCAATGATTCGCCTCTTAGCGCCTGCCCAATAAAGGCTGGCAATACCCGGCCGTCGTTTAGCCGCATCCTTGGTCCGTATGTATTAAAAATGCGAACAATGCGCGTTTCTAAACCGTGAAAGGTATGATAGGCCATGGTAATGGCTTCCTGGAAACGCTTGGCTTCGTCATAAACCCCTCTTGGCCCAACAGGGTTTACATTGCCCCAGTATTCCTCTGGTTGCGGGTTCACATTGGGGTCGCCATAAACTTCAGATGTTGAAGCTATCAGCATCCGGGCACTTTTTGACCTTGCCAAACCCAACAGGTTGTGTGTACCTAATGAGCCCACCTTCAACGTCTGGATAGGGATTTTAAGGTAATCTATCGGACTTGCAGGCGAGGCAAAATGCAAAATGTAATGCAATTCGCCCGGAACAAATACAAACTTGGATACATCATGGTTATAAAACTCAAAATTCTCCAGTTTGAACAAGTGCTGAATATTGCGCAAATCGCCGGTAATTAAATTATCCATGCCTATTACATGGTAATCTTCTTTAATAAACCTGTCGCAAAGGTGCGAGCCTAAAAAGCCCGCAGCCCCGGTAATTAAAATTCTTTTACGTTCTGTCATTAACTAACTACTTTACGTCCGATGCTGCTGTAATAAAAACCATAGTCTTTCATCCTGTCCAGGTCATATAAATTACGTCCGTCAAATATAACAGGCGCATTTAACTTTTCTTTCATGAAATCAAAATCCGGGGTACGAAAAACAGGCCATTCGGTAACAATCAACAAAGCATCCGCATCTTCAAGAGCCGAATACCTGTCCTTTGCATAGGCAATTTTATCGCCGAGTAATTTTTTAACGTTTGGCATTCCTTCGGGGTCATAGGCGGTTACCGTAGCTCCGGCTGCAATAAGATCATCTATGATGTATAAAGCCGGTGCTTCGCGGATATCATCGGTCTCGGGTTTGAAAGCCAATCCCCAAAGCGCAAAGTGTTTGCCTTTCAGCCCGTCGGCCCCATAATACTCGCGCAGCTTAACTACCAGGCGTCTTTTTTGTGTTTCGTTAACTTCCATTACCGAGTTCAGTATCTTGAACTCATATTTGTTTTCTTCGGCTGCTTTTGAAAGCGCCTGTA is drawn from Mucilaginibacter ginsenosidivorax and contains these coding sequences:
- the galE gene encoding UDP-glucose 4-epimerase GalE, with the protein product MKILVTGGLGFIGSHTVVELVNAGYEPVIVDDLSNSDPKILDQLAKIIGYKPVFHKLDLCDEAGVKALAVAEPDVAGIIHFAAFKAVGESVQKPLKYYRNNFYSLINLLDAYYSKPLNFVFSSSCTVYGQPEQLPVTEEAPVQPAQSPYGNTKQIAEEILKDMIASGTSSYKVVSLRYFNPVGAHETALIGELPIGVPQNLVPFITQTAIGKREKITVFGNDYDTPDGSCVRDYIHVVDLAKAHVAALKLAERDDYQGYDVFNLGTGQGSTVLEVIHAFEKATGVKVNYQIGPRRAGDVEKVWGDVTKSTNKLGWKTELGLETMMSSAWEWEKYIAQNPL
- a CDS encoding UDP-glucuronic acid decarboxylase family protein codes for the protein MTERKRILITGAAGFLGSHLCDRFIKEDYHVIGMDNLITGDLRNIQHLFKLENFEFYNHDVSKFVFVPGELHYILHFASPASPIDYLKIPIQTLKVGSLGTHNLLGLARSKSARMLIASTSEVYGDPNVNPQPEEYWGNVNPVGPRGVYDEAKRFQEAITMAYHTFHGLETRIVRIFNTYGPRMRLNDGRVLPAFIGQALRGESLTMFGDGSQTRSFCYVDDLVEGIYRLLHSDYAQPMNIGNPDEITIKQFGEEIIKLTGTDQELISLPLPTDDPKQRRPDITKAKAILGWEPKVSRSEGLKITLDYFKSLPETEINHKDFTYYNK